The following proteins are encoded in a genomic region of Leifsonia psychrotolerans:
- a CDS encoding IMPACT family protein: MTNLTLRRGVGARTDSELEVKRSRFLTRLVRVETEGEARQVVAEARHDDPGARHHCSAFVLGSSTEPGQIRRSNDDGEPSGTAGRPMLEALTGRGFIDSVAVVTRYFGGVLLGAGGLTRAYSEAVLGAIDLASARGLVVHRAARGVFSVALEHADAGSVESELRQRGVTVLGTDYAAQAIVRLTHPDATALAAIVAAATSGHAVLTPLGREWVDVELDD; this comes from the coding sequence ATGACAAACCTGACGCTTCGCCGGGGTGTGGGTGCCCGCACCGACAGCGAACTCGAGGTGAAGCGTTCCCGCTTTCTCACCCGGCTCGTGCGCGTGGAGACCGAGGGGGAAGCGCGCCAGGTCGTGGCCGAAGCGCGCCACGACGACCCGGGCGCCCGCCATCACTGTTCCGCGTTCGTACTGGGCTCCTCAACCGAACCCGGGCAGATACGCCGTTCGAACGACGACGGCGAGCCGTCGGGAACAGCCGGCCGGCCGATGTTGGAGGCGCTGACCGGGCGCGGGTTCATCGACAGTGTGGCCGTGGTCACGCGCTACTTCGGCGGGGTGCTGCTCGGTGCCGGCGGACTGACCCGGGCTTATTCGGAGGCGGTTCTGGGTGCCATCGACCTGGCATCCGCTCGAGGTCTCGTGGTGCATCGCGCCGCACGGGGGGTGTTCAGCGTGGCGCTGGAACACGCGGATGCCGGATCTGTCGAGTCGGAGCTGCGCCAGCGCGGTGTGACCGTGCTCGGAACCGACTATGCGGCCCAAGCCATCGTACGACTCACCCATCCCGATGCGACGGCGCTCGCCGCGATCGTCGCCGCCGCGACGTCGGGCCATGCCGTGCTCACGCCCCTGGGACGCGAATGGGTCGACGTCGAACTCGACGATTAG
- a CDS encoding AAA family ATPase — translation MTILALAIDHTIEDRILVDLVEHGHTVTTRQSTARELIVAIGKRAPEVVLVQADRVTLSAELLTVCDESGVRVVALCSSDSGRRYAASLGLYEVLDATAAWAEIEALLGADVTVPLRIGVRQGHAAQSRVVAVWGPAGAPGRTTLAINIAAEIAACGHTVALVDADTYGGSVASALGLLDEAPGFAAACRLAGADALTPAELERIAQRYTSPQGAYWVLTGLGGPSRWPELSDERITRTIQTLRQWVEYVVIDAGFSLESDEEISSDLFAPRRNAATLATITAADHVVACGLADPVGMARFLRAWVELGTILSTTNVSVVMNRMRRSAVGIDPKGQISGTLRRFGGITDVVLVPQDVATVDNAVLTGRTLRDAAPKSAVRASIRRLVLTEILPAPAPVPRREQRREASAGRVTRRRRAREAG, via the coding sequence ATGACGATTCTGGCCCTGGCAATCGACCACACGATTGAAGACCGTATCTTGGTCGACCTGGTGGAACACGGCCATACGGTGACGACCAGACAGTCCACAGCTCGAGAGCTCATCGTGGCGATCGGCAAGCGGGCTCCGGAGGTGGTGCTCGTGCAGGCCGATCGGGTCACGCTCAGTGCGGAGCTGCTCACCGTCTGCGATGAGAGTGGTGTGCGGGTGGTTGCGCTCTGCAGCTCAGACAGCGGGCGCCGGTATGCCGCCTCGCTCGGGCTGTACGAGGTGCTCGATGCCACCGCTGCCTGGGCCGAAATTGAGGCGCTCCTCGGCGCGGACGTGACGGTGCCTCTGCGAATCGGAGTGCGCCAGGGGCACGCTGCGCAAAGTCGGGTCGTCGCGGTCTGGGGGCCGGCCGGCGCGCCGGGGCGCACGACCCTGGCCATCAACATCGCAGCCGAGATCGCGGCGTGCGGGCACACCGTCGCTCTCGTCGACGCCGATACCTACGGTGGTTCGGTCGCCTCGGCGCTGGGCCTGCTCGATGAGGCTCCCGGTTTCGCCGCAGCCTGTCGGTTGGCCGGTGCCGATGCCTTGACTCCTGCCGAGCTGGAGCGCATCGCGCAGCGTTACACCTCGCCGCAGGGCGCGTATTGGGTGCTCACCGGGCTCGGGGGGCCCTCGCGCTGGCCGGAACTGTCGGACGAACGGATCACCCGCACGATTCAGACACTGCGGCAGTGGGTCGAGTACGTTGTGATTGACGCAGGGTTCAGCCTGGAGAGCGACGAGGAGATCTCGAGCGACCTCTTCGCGCCACGTCGCAACGCGGCGACGCTGGCGACGATCACTGCGGCGGATCACGTCGTGGCCTGCGGGTTGGCCGATCCGGTTGGGATGGCGCGTTTTCTGCGGGCCTGGGTGGAGCTGGGCACGATTCTGTCGACTACGAACGTGAGTGTCGTGATGAACCGGATGCGGCGAAGCGCGGTCGGCATCGACCCGAAGGGGCAGATCAGCGGGACGCTGCGCCGCTTCGGCGGAATCACTGACGTCGTCCTGGTGCCGCAGGACGTGGCCACGGTCGACAACGCGGTGCTCACCGGACGCACGCTGCGGGATGCCGCACCGAAGTCGGCCGTGCGCGCCAGCATCCGTCGGCTTGTGCTCACCGAGATTCTGCCCGCTCCCGCGCCGGTGCCGCGGCGCGAGCAACGGCGGGAAGCCTCCGCAGGTCGAGTGACGCGCCGGCGTCGGGCTCGGGAAGCGGGCTAA
- a CDS encoding helix-turn-helix domain-containing protein, producing MTDSVSPDSLGRFLTLTDTAEILSISAADALDLVRTGELPAIRVGSAHAWRVERRVLESYIEAKYEEARRLSLWEQSDFANITELSGGQIIRPETERPPRD from the coding sequence ATGACCGATTCCGTGTCCCCCGACTCTCTCGGGCGCTTTCTGACACTCACCGACACGGCCGAGATCCTGAGCATTTCGGCAGCGGATGCGCTTGATCTGGTGCGCACCGGAGAACTGCCCGCCATCCGCGTGGGTTCTGCCCATGCGTGGCGCGTCGAGCGCCGGGTGCTCGAGTCCTACATCGAGGCGAAATACGAAGAAGCGCGACGGCTGTCGCTCTGGGAGCAGTCAGACTTCGCGAATATTACCGAGCTCTCCGGCGGGCAGATCATCCGTCCCGAAACAGAACGCCCGCCGCGCGACTGA